A section of the Oryza sativa Japonica Group chromosome 1, ASM3414082v1 genome encodes:
- the LOC136355454 gene encoding uncharacterized protein: protein MWFTWQTPGSTSFEDLRTVDGVLMPSFRAAAERRGLIEADNTLDECLTEAGVYQMPASLRRLFATILVYCEPTDMVLIDIRGMLQSMGKEISSFPLPEIDESHDSTRGDPREIIEESSIVVERDDMNLPDQLNDEQRSAFNKIMNAVGSAQGSVFFVDGPGGTGKTFLYRALLATVRGNGDIEVATATSGVAASIMPAGRTAHSRFKIPLNIEEGSYCSFTKQSGTAKLLQMASLIIWDEASMTKRQAVEALDMSMRDIMGCPRSPFGGKTIVFGGDFRQVLPVIRKGTRSQITEATLRRSYLWDCMVQLKLVRNMRAQSDAWFADYLLRVGNGTEEVNKEGNIGLPSDICLECKGNETDLERLIDTVFPNLNDNLTDPNYIICRAILSTRNEFVDRINMKMIERFRGDVMTYHSFD, encoded by the exons ATGTGGTTTACTTGGCAGACGCCAG GATCCACCTCATTTGAAGACCTACGTACTGTTGATGGTGTGCTCATGCCGTCgttccgtgctgcagctgaaaGAAGGGGTCTTATAGAGGCAGACAACACCCTCGACGAGTGCCTTACGGAGGCCGGTGTCTACCAAATGCCGGCGTCGCTACGCAGGTTATTCGCTACCATATTGGTGTACTGCGAACCTACCGAT ATGGTGCTGATAGATATCCGGGGCATGCTACAATCAATGGGTAAGGAAATCTCATCGTTCCCGCTCCCTGAAATAGATGAATCACATGATAGTACTCGAGGAGATCCCAGAGAGATTATTGAGGAGTCTTCCATTGTTGTGGAGAGAGATGATATGAACCTCCCAGACCAGCTCAATGATGAGCAAAGGTCTGCATTCAATAAAATCATGAACGCGGTTGGTAGTGCTCAGGGGAGCGTGTTCTTCGTAGATGGCCCAGGAGGCACGGGGAAGACTTTCCTATATAGGGCGCTACTAGCTACAGTGCGTGGCAATGGTGATATAGAGGTGGCAACCGCGACGTCGGGTGTTGCAGCTTCTATAATGCCAGCAGGCCGGACCGCACATTCGCGGTTCAAGATCCCACTCAACATTGAGGAAGGGTCGTATTGCAGCTTCACCAAACAAAGTGGGACGGCAAAGCTTCTCCAGATGGCATCGCTTATAATATGGGATGAGGCCTCCATGACAAAGAGGCAAGCGGTTGAGGCCCTCGATATGAGCATGAGAGATATAATGGGTTGTCCACGTTCTCCGTTTGGAGGGAAGACGATTGTGTTTGGAGGGGATTTCAGGCAGGTGCTCCCGGTCATTAGGAAGGGCACTAGGTCTCAGATAACAGAAGCCACTCTACGCAGGTCCTATCTTTGGGATTGTATGGTTCAATTAAAGCTTGTTCGCAATATGAGGGCGCAGAGCGACGCGTGGTTTGCGGACTACCTCCTTCGAGTTGGGAATGGAACCGAGGAGGTGAACAAGGAAGGAAACATAGGCCTTCCTTCGGATATTTGCTTAGAGTGCAAAGGGAATGAAACGGACCTCGAAAGGCTCATCGATACCGTGTTCCCTAACCTAAACGATAACCTGACGGACCCAAACTACATCATATGTAGGGCCATATTGTCCACTCGGAATGAGTTCGTCGATCGAATAAACATGAAGATGATTGAGCGGTTTAGAGGAGATGTGATGACATATCATAGTTTTGACTGA
- the LOC9269692 gene encoding uncharacterized protein isoform X3 — MNTSDFVVDNSGCENQYESSFFEGSDQNECDHDDDISLDDMDSFMDDDSDDEYYMFAGLGDDEDDEMVQSDDDDTQSPTSSVPDPYDYMYSNIPQSTNVLKPEPDCKHCGAKRFQYEPPSFCCRGGKIKLVQNETPPELMRLWTSSDPDAKHFRDNNRYFNGHFSFTTLGVSLDKAFANMSSGVYTFRAHGQIYHNIHSFSPRDSGPEHLELYFYDDDPTLSHRFQRSPSLDQDVIRTVADVLRNNPYSETFRSLGQAEDLANYRVTLNLDHRLHQRRYNVPVTTEVAAIWVEGNERRKFEPSVTIYRNNRTRKSIQPFYECYDPLSYPLFFPRENGWHQSLPKDKITMEDANARNGDDPDCNSRIRVSVRDYYCYKFQMRRGIFNPILHGGLLFQQFAVDMYIKVESSRLDYVRNNQKEIRADLYQGLMDSIQAGESRASAVGKRTVLPALFVCGGRNMKRRYMDAMALV, encoded by the exons ATGAATACTTCTGACTTTGTAGTTGATAATTCAG GATGTGAAAATCAATATGAATCCAGTTTTTTTGAAGGCAGCGATCAAAATGAGTGCGACCACGATGACGACATCTCTCTAG ATGATATGGATTCCTTCATGGATGATGACTCCGACGATGAATACTACATGTTTGCTGGGCTAG GCGACGATGAGGATGACGAGATGGTACAATCTGATGACGATGACACGCAATCACCGACCTCTTCTGTTCCTGATCCGTATGACTATATGTACAGCAACATTCCACAAAGCACAAATGTTCTGAAGCCTGAACCTGACTGTAAACACTGTGGTGCCAAGAGGTTCCAGTACGAACCGCCGAGCTTCTGTTGTCGGGGTGGCAAGATCAAGCTTGTACAAAATGAAACACCTCCTGAACTGATGAGGCTTTGGACAAGCTCGGATCCAGACGCCAAGCATTTCCGTGATAACAATAGATACTTCAACGGCCACTTCTCATTCACTACCCTTGGTGTAAGCCTTGACAAGGCCTTTGCAAACATGAGTTCGGGCGTGTACACTTTTCGGGCTCATGGTCAGATATATCATAATATACATTCTTTCAGTCCTAGAGATTCTGGTCCAGAGCATCTCGAGTTGTATTTCTACGATGACGATCCAACATTGAGTCATAGATTCCAACGTTCCCCTAGCCTTGACCAGGATGTGATTAGGACTGTTGCAGACGTCCTTCGGAACAACCCGTACTCGGAGACATTTAGAAGTCTAGGGCAGGCTGAAGACCTCGCGAATTATCGCGTGACACTAAATCTGGATCATAGGTTGCACCAAAGGCGTTACAATGTGCCGGTGACAACTGAGGTCGCTGCTATCTGGGTTGAGGGAAATGAGAGAAGGAAGTTCGAGCCTAGCGTGACAATATACAGGAACAACCGTACGCGGAAATCTATCCAGCCTTTCTACGAATGTTATGATCCCCTCTCGTACCCTCTTTTCTTCCCTAGAGAGAATGGTTGGCATCAAAGCCTTCCAAAGGACAAAATAACCATGGAGGATGCAAACGCACGGAATGGCGATGATCCTG ATTGTAACAGCAGGATACGAGTCTCTGTAAGGGACTACTACTGCTATAAATTCCAGATGCGTCGTGGGATTTTCAATCCTATACTTCACGGCGGACTCCTGTTCCAGCAGTTTGCCGTTGACATGTACATCAAGGTTGAGAGCTCCCGTCTAGACTATGTGAGGAACAACCAGAAGGAGATAAGGGCGGACCTGTATCAAGGGTTGATGGATAGCATCCAGGCTGGGGAGAGTCGAGCAAGCGCGGTTGGCAAAAGAACTGTGTTGCCAGCTTTGTTTGTCTGTGGTGGCCGAAATATGAAGCGTCGATACATGGATGCCATGGCTTTAGTATAG
- the LOC9269692 gene encoding uncharacterized protein isoform X1 produces MNTSDFVVDNSGCENQYESSFFEGSDQNECDHDDDISLDNELVRAPTNETKERLQSKLARAREKYATLTPEQKQAKVDQRRTQRQSLTKEQRLELNARRRVARQSMPDVEIHDMNACRRSRRQNVTPGERSAHLARRNALYAARRDKPCAESIALECPEGSIPLLLNPTPCLETTGDVPSTSSLQTEHAVDHQARSCTFNDDDMDSFMDDDSDDEYYMFAGLGDDEDDEMVQSDDDDTQSPTSSVPDPYDYMYSNIPQSTNVLKPEPDCKHCGAKRFQYEPPSFCCRGGKIKLVQNETPPELMRLWTSSDPDAKHFRDNNRYFNGHFSFTTLGVSLDKAFANMSSGVYTFRAHGQIYHNIHSFSPRDSGPEHLELYFYDDDPTLSHRFQRSPSLDQDVIRTVADVLRNNPYSETFRSLGQAEDLANYRVTLNLDHRLHQRRYNVPVTTEVAAIWVEGNERRKFEPSVTIYRNNRTRKSIQPFYECYDPLSYPLFFPRENGWHQSLPKDKITMEDANARNGDDPDCNSRIRVSVRDYYCYKFQMRRGIFNPILHGGLLFQQFAVDMYIKVESSRLDYVRNNQKEIRADLYQGLMDSIQAGESRASAVGKRTVLPALFVCGGRNMKRRYMDAMALV; encoded by the exons ATGAATACTTCTGACTTTGTAGTTGATAATTCAG GATGTGAAAATCAATATGAATCCAGTTTTTTTGAAGGCAGCGATCAAAATGAGTGCGACCACGATGACGACATCTCTCTAG ATAATGAATTGGTGCGTGCGCCAACCAATGAGACAAAAGAACGATTGCAGTCAAAGCTAGCTCGAGCTAGGGAGAAGTATGCAACTCTTACACCGGAGCAAAAGCAAGCTAAGGTGGACCAACGGAGAACACAACGTCAATCACTAACAAAAGAACAGAGACTAGAGTTGAATGCCCGTCGTAGGGTTGCAAGGCAATCTATGCCAGATGTGGAAATCCATGATATGAATGCTTGCCGTAGATCAAGACGACAAAATGTTACTCCTGGGGAAAGATCTGCTCATCTGGCACGACGTAACGCACTCTATGCAGCTAGGCGTGACAAACCATGCGCTGAATCCATTGCACTAGAGTGCCCTGAGGGATCTATCCCATTGTTGCTAAATCCAACGCCTTGCTTGGAAACAACCGGTGATGTGCCATCTACATCGAGCCTGCAAACTGAGCATGCTGTAGATCATCAGGCGCGATCATGCACATTCAATGATG ATGATATGGATTCCTTCATGGATGATGACTCCGACGATGAATACTACATGTTTGCTGGGCTAG GCGACGATGAGGATGACGAGATGGTACAATCTGATGACGATGACACGCAATCACCGACCTCTTCTGTTCCTGATCCGTATGACTATATGTACAGCAACATTCCACAAAGCACAAATGTTCTGAAGCCTGAACCTGACTGTAAACACTGTGGTGCCAAGAGGTTCCAGTACGAACCGCCGAGCTTCTGTTGTCGGGGTGGCAAGATCAAGCTTGTACAAAATGAAACACCTCCTGAACTGATGAGGCTTTGGACAAGCTCGGATCCAGACGCCAAGCATTTCCGTGATAACAATAGATACTTCAACGGCCACTTCTCATTCACTACCCTTGGTGTAAGCCTTGACAAGGCCTTTGCAAACATGAGTTCGGGCGTGTACACTTTTCGGGCTCATGGTCAGATATATCATAATATACATTCTTTCAGTCCTAGAGATTCTGGTCCAGAGCATCTCGAGTTGTATTTCTACGATGACGATCCAACATTGAGTCATAGATTCCAACGTTCCCCTAGCCTTGACCAGGATGTGATTAGGACTGTTGCAGACGTCCTTCGGAACAACCCGTACTCGGAGACATTTAGAAGTCTAGGGCAGGCTGAAGACCTCGCGAATTATCGCGTGACACTAAATCTGGATCATAGGTTGCACCAAAGGCGTTACAATGTGCCGGTGACAACTGAGGTCGCTGCTATCTGGGTTGAGGGAAATGAGAGAAGGAAGTTCGAGCCTAGCGTGACAATATACAGGAACAACCGTACGCGGAAATCTATCCAGCCTTTCTACGAATGTTATGATCCCCTCTCGTACCCTCTTTTCTTCCCTAGAGAGAATGGTTGGCATCAAAGCCTTCCAAAGGACAAAATAACCATGGAGGATGCAAACGCACGGAATGGCGATGATCCTG ATTGTAACAGCAGGATACGAGTCTCTGTAAGGGACTACTACTGCTATAAATTCCAGATGCGTCGTGGGATTTTCAATCCTATACTTCACGGCGGACTCCTGTTCCAGCAGTTTGCCGTTGACATGTACATCAAGGTTGAGAGCTCCCGTCTAGACTATGTGAGGAACAACCAGAAGGAGATAAGGGCGGACCTGTATCAAGGGTTGATGGATAGCATCCAGGCTGGGGAGAGTCGAGCAAGCGCGGTTGGCAAAAGAACTGTGTTGCCAGCTTTGTTTGTCTGTGGTGGCCGAAATATGAAGCGTCGATACATGGATGCCATGGCTTTAGTATAG
- the LOC9269692 gene encoding uncharacterized protein isoform X2 yields MNTSDFVVDNSGCENQYESSFFEGSDQNECDHDDDISLDNELVRAPTNETKERLQSKLARAREKYATLTPEQKQAKVDQRRTQRQSLTKEQRLELNARRRVARQSMPDVEIHDMNACRRSRRQNVTPGERSAHLARRNALYAARRDKPCAESIALECPEGSIPLLLNPTPCLETTGDVPSTSSLQTEHAVDHQARSCTFNDDDMDSFMDDDSDDEYYMFAGLGDDEDDEMVQSDDDDTQSPTSSVPDPYDYMYSNIPQSTNVLKPEPDCKHCGAKRFQYEPPSFCCRGGKIKLVQNETPPELMRLWTSSDPDAKHFRDNNRYFNGHFSFTTLGVSLDKAFANMSSGVYTFRAHGQIYHNIHSFSPRDSGPEHLELYFYDDDPTLSHRFQRSPSLDQDVIRTVADVLRNNPYSETFRSLGQAEDLANYRVTLNLDHRLHQRRYNVPVTTEVAAIWVEGNERRKFEPSVTIYRNNRTRKSIQPFYECYDPLSYPLFFPRENGWHQSLPKDKITMEDANARNGDDPGKFIFVLCCLRELIIVRYMTVLT; encoded by the exons ATGAATACTTCTGACTTTGTAGTTGATAATTCAG GATGTGAAAATCAATATGAATCCAGTTTTTTTGAAGGCAGCGATCAAAATGAGTGCGACCACGATGACGACATCTCTCTAG ATAATGAATTGGTGCGTGCGCCAACCAATGAGACAAAAGAACGATTGCAGTCAAAGCTAGCTCGAGCTAGGGAGAAGTATGCAACTCTTACACCGGAGCAAAAGCAAGCTAAGGTGGACCAACGGAGAACACAACGTCAATCACTAACAAAAGAACAGAGACTAGAGTTGAATGCCCGTCGTAGGGTTGCAAGGCAATCTATGCCAGATGTGGAAATCCATGATATGAATGCTTGCCGTAGATCAAGACGACAAAATGTTACTCCTGGGGAAAGATCTGCTCATCTGGCACGACGTAACGCACTCTATGCAGCTAGGCGTGACAAACCATGCGCTGAATCCATTGCACTAGAGTGCCCTGAGGGATCTATCCCATTGTTGCTAAATCCAACGCCTTGCTTGGAAACAACCGGTGATGTGCCATCTACATCGAGCCTGCAAACTGAGCATGCTGTAGATCATCAGGCGCGATCATGCACATTCAATGATG ATGATATGGATTCCTTCATGGATGATGACTCCGACGATGAATACTACATGTTTGCTGGGCTAG GCGACGATGAGGATGACGAGATGGTACAATCTGATGACGATGACACGCAATCACCGACCTCTTCTGTTCCTGATCCGTATGACTATATGTACAGCAACATTCCACAAAGCACAAATGTTCTGAAGCCTGAACCTGACTGTAAACACTGTGGTGCCAAGAGGTTCCAGTACGAACCGCCGAGCTTCTGTTGTCGGGGTGGCAAGATCAAGCTTGTACAAAATGAAACACCTCCTGAACTGATGAGGCTTTGGACAAGCTCGGATCCAGACGCCAAGCATTTCCGTGATAACAATAGATACTTCAACGGCCACTTCTCATTCACTACCCTTGGTGTAAGCCTTGACAAGGCCTTTGCAAACATGAGTTCGGGCGTGTACACTTTTCGGGCTCATGGTCAGATATATCATAATATACATTCTTTCAGTCCTAGAGATTCTGGTCCAGAGCATCTCGAGTTGTATTTCTACGATGACGATCCAACATTGAGTCATAGATTCCAACGTTCCCCTAGCCTTGACCAGGATGTGATTAGGACTGTTGCAGACGTCCTTCGGAACAACCCGTACTCGGAGACATTTAGAAGTCTAGGGCAGGCTGAAGACCTCGCGAATTATCGCGTGACACTAAATCTGGATCATAGGTTGCACCAAAGGCGTTACAATGTGCCGGTGACAACTGAGGTCGCTGCTATCTGGGTTGAGGGAAATGAGAGAAGGAAGTTCGAGCCTAGCGTGACAATATACAGGAACAACCGTACGCGGAAATCTATCCAGCCTTTCTACGAATGTTATGATCCCCTCTCGTACCCTCTTTTCTTCCCTAGAGAGAATGGTTGGCATCAAAGCCTTCCAAAGGACAAAATAACCATGGAGGATGCAAACGCACGGAATGGCGATGATCCTGGTAAGTTTATCTTCGTACTATGTTGCCTTAGAGAATTGATCATTGTGCGTTACATGACTGTACTAACCTAG